The DNA segment GTTGAGCCTCCCGCTTTTTTCAGATCCAATGTGCCGCTTGCGCCACCGAGTTCCCATTTGCCAACGATTTTTTCGCCAGCGAGGGTGGCAGTAACCGTCCCCTCATTCCCACCGGCATCAAACTTTAACGTCAACTTGCCATCGGCGTAGCTGCCATCGGTGATGTTGGCCGGGCCTTGTGGCGTTTCAATCGTGCCCGTGAGCTTGCCACCATTATTTTTTAGATTGACCGTCAGCGGTATTTCGCCGAACGCTTCGCTCTTGGCGATGCCCTCGTACTTGCCTGAAATGTCGGCAGCCTTATCGTCCGCCGGGTTGTTAAATGATGCGGCGAGTGCGGTTGATGAAATCAACAGCGCCATCAAAAGCAATGCAAAAGTTTTTCGTAACTGCATGTCTCCGTCTCCTGGTTTGTAGTTTCGATTTTGAAATCAAGCCAATCTATAAATAGAAAATGACCAACCTTCAGAGCCATCTATTTATAACCCAAAACCGACGCGCATCAAAGCAATTTCAGTTATCTCTGCTGATACCGATACGCCGGCGAGCCCCTCTGCGGTTCAAGGAAACAGCTCGGTCTGTCTACAAAATGCGGAGATCAAGGAAACACTACGCGGCTGACAGCCTCTTGCGCTGTTGAATTAGCCAGGCCAAGCTACACGACAAGGGAAGATTTTGTAACTTAAACTACATTTTATAATTTATTGTCTTTGGATCAACAAGTCAAATAATCTCGATAGGTCCTCGCTCGATGAAAACTTTATTTCGATGACACCTCCTTCTTTAAGAAACTTTATCCGCGCCGGGGCGCCCATAGCTTTGCTCAGTTTTTGCTCGGCGGCCGCGATATTCGGGTCTCTTGGTTTTGTATCCAGAGGACGATCCGCGGCGTCGCCGGTCTTCATACCCTGAACATCCTTCACAAGCCTTTCTGTTTCACGGACGTTCAATGTCTTTTCAATGATTTCTATAGCAAGTCGAAGCTGCTCTTCAGCTGAATCGAGTGATAGTAACGCTCGCGCATGGCCCATCGAGAGTTTTTCTTCTTCAACTAATTGTTGAACATCCAAAGGCAATTTCAGCAGACGCAAGGCATTAGCAATTGTTGAGCGATCCTTGCCAACCCTTTTAGCTACCTCTTCCTGTGAAAGTGAGAGACCATCAACTAAACGCTTGTAAGCCGCTGCTTCTTCTATCGGGTTTAGGTCTTCTCTCTGTATATTTTCGATCAACGATATCTCTAAGAGGCTTTCGTCCGTCACTTCCCTGATCAGGCAAGGAATTTTCTGTAAACCGGCAATCTGGGCGGCTCTCCAACGTCGCTCGCCTGCGATGATTTGGAAGCGCTCGCCATCCCTGCGCGCTACAATCGGTTGGATGATGCCATTCTCTTTTATGGATTGAGCCAGCTCATTCAGCCTTTCCTCATTGAACATTTTGCGGGGCTGTGTATCGGTTGGATAAAGTAGATCTATATCCGCCTCAATCAGATCCGACTCTACGGTTTGCATCTGTGTGAAGAGCGCACTAAGCCCCCTGCCCAGAGCCTTTCTTGACATTATTGATAACCTCCTTTGCCAATCTGAGGTAGCTCTCTGCTCCCTTTGACTTGATGTCATACAGGACAATTGGCTTTCCATGGCTTGGAGCTTCTGCAAGTCTAACATTTCGTGGAATTATCGTGCTGAAGACTTGAGAACCCAAGAAATCTCTCAGGTCTGAAACGACCTGATTCGATAGATTCGTGCGTTCGTCAAACATCGTCAATAGGAATCCCTCAATCGTAAGACTTGGATTAAGTGTCCTTCTGATCTTCACCAGTGTATCCCATAATTCGGATACCCCCTCCAAGGCAAAGTATTCGCATTGGATCGGAATTAAGACTGAGTTTGCTGCGGCTAACGCGTTTAGTGTTAACAGGCCCAGGCTCGGCGGACAATCTATGAGGATATAATCGTATGAGTTCAGAAGCGACTCCAAGAGACGCCTCAGTCTAAATTCTCTTTGTTCTAAATCGACAAGTTCTATTTCAGCGGCAACGAGGATTTTCTCGGAAGGAACTATTTTTAGGTTAGGCAGTTCAGTTTGTAGGGCAATCGCCTCAATCGGTTCGTTCAAGACCAAACAGTGATAGAAACTCCTGCGAAATTTCCCCCTCTGTCCTAGCCCGCTTGTGCTATTGCCCTGTGGATCGGCATCGATGACCAGAACTCTCATATCAGCAACGGCGAGGCTGGCGGCGAGATTTATGGTTGTCGTGGTTTTACCCACTCCGCCTTTTTGGTTCGCTATTGCTATTATTCTTGCCATCAGAAGCTAAAATAACATAAAACTTCAAATCGGCAACTAAAAACCACCTTTATTCCCCGCCTCAACGACGCCTGGCAGCAATGGGTTTCACTAACGGACCCTTTTCTTAAAGAAACCAGTCATCGCAGATCAGCCATTAATCGTTTCACGTGAAACATCCTTTCGATCAGTCTAGCTAATGAGCAATAAGCGATAGATATGTTTCACGTGAAACGATAAAAGTTTCGCGGATAAATAAATAAATCGCTGGCAAAAGAGCCGCCAAACGTGGTATTTTTATCAACTTTAGGGGCTTGCTGAATTCTTGTCTATAGCCCGCACGAACGTCATAATGCGGATAGCTGAAAGCAAAAGGAGCGTGGAATGGCAAACGAGGGAAGAGTTGTCCAGGTCATCGGACCAGTCGTAGACGTCGAGTTTGAAGAATCTACACTTCCACCAATCTATCAGGCGCTCAACATCGTGAGCGACGGATTTGAGGTTCCGGAAGCAATCAATATCGTCGTTGAGGTTCAGCAACACTTGGGCGAAGGCCGCTGTCGCTGCGTAGCAATGGAGCCGACAGAAGGCCTAATCCGCGGAATGAAAGTTATCGACAAGGGAAGCCCGATAACCGTTCCGGTCGGCCCAGCGACCCTAGGAAGGGTGTTGAATGTGATTGGCCAGCCTGTAGACAAACTCGGTCCGGTTACGGCTAAAGAAGAATACCCAATCCACCGCCATGCCCCGACCTTTCAAGATCAAGCGACTGAGCTGGAGATGTTTGTTACTGGAATCAAGGTGATTGACCTGCTGGAGCCATTTCTTAGGGGCGGCAAAATCGGCCTCTTCGGCGGCGCCGGCGTCGGCAAAACCGTATTGATTATGGAACTCATCAATAATGTCGCCATGAAGCATGGTGGCTTTTCGGTATTTGGCGGCGTTGGCGAAAGGACTAGAGAAGGGAACGACTTGATCCGCGAAATGGTCGAATCCAAAGTGATTAACTATGGCCAGTCCTTTTATGATCATCTTGAGGAGACTGGCGGTTTTGATCTTGAGCATGTAGACAAGAAGGCTGTCTCAGAGTCCAAGGCGGCACTCGTATATGGCCAGATGACAGAACCACCCGGGGCACGTCTTCGTGTTGCCCTAACCGCATTGACGGTTGCAGAGTATTTTCGTGACGAAGCCGAAACCGATGTTCTTCTCTTTATTGACAACATTTTTAGGTTTACGCAGGCTGGATCAGAAGTTTCCGCACTACTTGGCCGAATGCCCTCGGCTGTAGGCTATCAGCCGACACTCGCAACCGAAATGGGCGAATTACAAGAACGAATCACCTCGACGAAGCGCGGCTCCATCACATCAGTCCAAGCGATTTATGTTCCGGCTGATGACTACACCGATCCAGCTCCCGCGACAACCTTTGCCCACCTCGATGCGGTATCGGCGCTATCGCGACAGATTGCCGAGCTAGGAATCTATCCCGCAGTTGATCCTCTGGCATCAACCTCGAGAATTCTCGACCCGCGTATCGTCGGCCAGGATCACTACGACGTTGCTCAGGCAGTGAAGCGGATTCTTCAGCGTTACAAGGACTTACAGGATATTATTGCGATCCTCGGCATTGATGAATTGTCAGAAGAGGACAAGCTAACCGTAGCGCGAGCCCGGAAAATCCAAAGATTCTTGTCGCAGCCTTTCCATGTTGCTGAGCAATTCACAGGACTAAAAGGCAAGTTTGTTCCATTGGAAGAAACGGTGCGCGGCTTCAAAGAACTGATATCCGGCAAATATGACGATCTGCCGGAGCAAGCATTCTTTCTTGTCGGCGGGATCGAGGAAGTCGTCGAGAAGGCGAAGAATATGTAATTTATCTAACATTACACTAATAAGGGTTAAAATGTTAGATCAAGCGGAAAGGGGTTGGTGGCCAGAGCAGGCCACCAACTAGAGGCGGAAAAATATGCCAGATACCCTTCACCTGGAAGTGGCCATTCCGGAACGCAAAGTCTTTGAGGCGAACATAGACCGTGTAGAAGTCCCCGGTTTAGATGGTGAACTTGGCATCCTGCCGGGCCATGCCGCCCTGATCTCGCAGCTCAAGCCAGCCGGGCTTCTCACTTATCATAGAGGCGATGAAAAAGGCGAAATTGCCATTAGCGATGGTTTTGTCGAAATCAGCGAGAACCGCGTAATCATTCTTGCCGACCGGGCTGCCCGACCGGAAGAAATAAATCTTACCGAAGCACTTAGACTAAAAGATTTGGCCGAACGTGAGCTGCAAAAAGCCCTCTCCGACCCGGATATGGATGTCAGCCGAGCGACCGTAGAACTTGAGCGGGCGTCAATCGCTCTCCAACTCGCTGAAAAATCACGCTGATCAAATAAACCTTTTAGTTTCAATAATTAACTACCTCTAGTGATGGACATCCGGCGTTTATTATAATATTCTGATTGGTCCGTTTTCCTACCAGGATTCGATTGAAAAGCAGGCCTACCTGTGATACTGTTTTCGAGTTTTGAAGGGGCGCTCCTTCATCGGAAAGAGCCAGAGAATGACCAGGGCATGCCTAGGGCCTAGGTAAAAAGCAAAGGTCCTGGCAAAGTCCACCTCCAAATAGATTGTGTTCAACTATGCAAGCCGACTTACTATCGTCAATTCTTTCCGCTATCTCGAAGCGGGTCAATCATCAGAGCTTTAATACCTGGTTCAAGCCAATCTCTAATGCAACGCGCGACGATTCGACAATTTATCTAAAAGTGCCGAATGAAATTTTTCGAGATTGGATCACTAATAATTATTTTGACGTGATCGAAGAATCGCTACAGGAATTGAATCTTGAGGATTACACGCTCGATTTTCTCGTCGAAGAACAGAAAACTCTAAATGGCAATGGCGATGGGACGACTTCGGCCATGCGGATTGCGCAGCAACCCGCTAAGGAGATTTCCAGTTTCGGCATCGCCAAGGTCATTGACCTTGAGCCCATTGAATTACCGCTTAATCCAAAGTACACCTTTGAAACCTTTGTCGTGGGCTCCTGCAATCAATTCGCCCATGCCGCCTCACTGGCTGTCGTTGATATGCCATCAAAAACTTACAATCCGCTTTATATTTATGGTGGCGTTGGGCTGGGCAAGACACATTTAATGCACGCCATCGGGCATTCGATCAAAGTCAGAAATAGTAATCTGCGTTTGACTTATATCTCGTCCGAAAAATTCATGAACGAATTGATCAACGCCATTCGTTATGACAAAACCATCACTTTTCGGGAGAAATATCGCAATATTGACGTCCTGCTAATGGACGACATTCAATTTCTGGCGGGCAAAGAGCGGACTCAGGAAGAGTTTTTTCACACCTTCAACGCGCTTTACGACGCCCAAAAACAGATCGTGATTTCGAGCGATTGCCCGCCGCGCGAGATTCCCACGCTCGAAGAGCGACTGCACTCCAGATTTGAATGGGGGCTGATCGCCGACATTCAACCGCCCGACCTGGAGACCAAGGTTGCCATCCTCAAGCGCAAGGCAGAGTTGGAAAAGATTGACTTGCCGGATAATGTTGCGCTGTTTATCGCCAGCAAAATTAAATCGAATATTCGTGAGCTTGAAGGATCACTGGTCAGACTCGTCGCCTACGCCTCGCTTAAGGGCCTGCCAATTGGCATTGAGCTGGCGCAGGATGTCTTAAAGAACATCATTGAAGAAGACTCGGACGGTATTACGATTGAATTGATTCAAAAGAAGGTCGCCAGTCATTATGGATTAAAGGTCAGCGACCTGAAATCGAAAAACAACTCCCGCAACATTGCCGGCCCGCGGCAGGTGGCGATGTACTTATGCAAGACTTTAACCAAGTCGAGCCTGCCGGAGATTGGCCGCGAGTTCGGCGGCAAGCACCATACGACCGTCCTGCACAGCATTAACAAAATTGCAGAGCTTTATGAGAGGGACACGGTTTTCCACAAGCTTATCAACAGCTTTATTGCTGAATTGAAATAACTTAGATACTTTTTCCACATGAGCAGGTTGTGGAGCCCTTGTGGAACCTGTTGAAAACTGTTGAAGTTACGAAAAGGGTCCACAGGGCATCGGGTTTTTGCACAGGTTTTGCACAGCGTTTTGCACAGCCATTTTTCGCTCTTTGCCATTAATTTTCAAGCATTTGCACTAGGGGTTCCACTTTTCCACAGGCCCTACTACTACTACTAGATCATGACATGATTTGAAAAACTAGAAATACTAGTAAAAGGCCAGAATCGAGGTGAATAATGCGTTTCAGTTTGAGTAAAGCATCGCTGCTGAGAGAATTGAATCTTTTACAA comes from the Blastocatellia bacterium genome and includes:
- the dnaA gene encoding chromosomal replication initiator protein DnaA gives rise to the protein MQADLLSSILSAISKRVNHQSFNTWFKPISNATRDDSTIYLKVPNEIFRDWITNNYFDVIEESLQELNLEDYTLDFLVEEQKTLNGNGDGTTSAMRIAQQPAKEISSFGIAKVIDLEPIELPLNPKYTFETFVVGSCNQFAHAASLAVVDMPSKTYNPLYIYGGVGLGKTHLMHAIGHSIKVRNSNLRLTYISSEKFMNELINAIRYDKTITFREKYRNIDVLLMDDIQFLAGKERTQEEFFHTFNALYDAQKQIVISSDCPPREIPTLEERLHSRFEWGLIADIQPPDLETKVAILKRKAELEKIDLPDNVALFIASKIKSNIRELEGSLVRLVAYASLKGLPIGIELAQDVLKNIIEEDSDGITIELIQKKVASHYGLKVSDLKSKNNSRNIAGPRQVAMYLCKTLTKSSLPEIGREFGGKHHTTVLHSINKIAELYERDTVFHKLINSFIAELK
- a CDS encoding ParB/RepB/Spo0J family partition protein, producing MSRKALGRGLSALFTQMQTVESDLIEADIDLLYPTDTQPRKMFNEERLNELAQSIKENGIIQPIVARRDGERFQIIAGERRWRAAQIAGLQKIPCLIREVTDESLLEISLIENIQREDLNPIEEAAAYKRLVDGLSLSQEEVAKRVGKDRSTIANALRLLKLPLDVQQLVEEEKLSMGHARALLSLDSAEEQLRLAIEIIEKTLNVRETERLVKDVQGMKTGDAADRPLDTKPRDPNIAAAEQKLSKAMGAPARIKFLKEGGVIEIKFSSSEDLSRLFDLLIQRQ
- the atpC gene encoding ATP synthase F1 subunit epsilon, yielding MPDTLHLEVAIPERKVFEANIDRVEVPGLDGELGILPGHAALISQLKPAGLLTYHRGDEKGEIAISDGFVEISENRVIILADRAARPEEINLTEALRLKDLAERELQKALSDPDMDVSRATVELERASIALQLAEKSR
- the atpD gene encoding F0F1 ATP synthase subunit beta, which produces MANEGRVVQVIGPVVDVEFEESTLPPIYQALNIVSDGFEVPEAINIVVEVQQHLGEGRCRCVAMEPTEGLIRGMKVIDKGSPITVPVGPATLGRVLNVIGQPVDKLGPVTAKEEYPIHRHAPTFQDQATELEMFVTGIKVIDLLEPFLRGGKIGLFGGAGVGKTVLIMELINNVAMKHGGFSVFGGVGERTREGNDLIREMVESKVINYGQSFYDHLEETGGFDLEHVDKKAVSESKAALVYGQMTEPPGARLRVALTALTVAEYFRDEAETDVLLFIDNIFRFTQAGSEVSALLGRMPSAVGYQPTLATEMGELQERITSTKRGSITSVQAIYVPADDYTDPAPATTFAHLDAVSALSRQIAELGIYPAVDPLASTSRILDPRIVGQDHYDVAQAVKRILQRYKDLQDIIAILGIDELSEEDKLTVARARKIQRFLSQPFHVAEQFTGLKGKFVPLEETVRGFKELISGKYDDLPEQAFFLVGGIEEVVEKAKNM
- a CDS encoding ParA family protein, which translates into the protein MARIIAIANQKGGVGKTTTTINLAASLAVADMRVLVIDADPQGNSTSGLGQRGKFRRSFYHCLVLNEPIEAIALQTELPNLKIVPSEKILVAAEIELVDLEQREFRLRRLLESLLNSYDYILIDCPPSLGLLTLNALAAANSVLIPIQCEYFALEGVSELWDTLVKIRRTLNPSLTIEGFLLTMFDERTNLSNQVVSDLRDFLGSQVFSTIIPRNVRLAEAPSHGKPIVLYDIKSKGAESYLRLAKEVINNVKKGSGQGA